In the genome of Carassius carassius chromosome 47, fCarCar2.1, whole genome shotgun sequence, one region contains:
- the LOC132130038 gene encoding ankyrin repeat domain-containing protein 46-like, which produces MWFLSDIRCRMSYVFISDSLQTTVPLLQACIDGDLAHTKRLLESGFDPNTRDCRGRTGLHLAAARGNVEICSLLHKFGADLLATDSQGNTALHMCGHVDTIQFLVSNGLKIDICNHNGATPLVLAKRRGVNKDALHLLEGLEEQEVKGFNRSSHSSLEKMHMAENESAMESHSLLNPHLHHSDGMLSSFRTTWQEFVEDLGFWRVLLLLLVIALLSLCIAYYVSGVLPFASNQLELVH; this is translated from the exons ATGTGGTTTTTATCGGATATCAGGTGCAGAATGTCCTACGTGTTCATCAGTGACTCCCTGCAGACCACGGTGCCTCTGCTGCAGGCCTGTATCGACGGGGATCTCGCTCACACCAAACGGCTCCTGGAGTCCGGATTCGACCCCAACACTCGGGACTGCCGCGGACGCACAGGACTGCATCTGGCTGCCGCTCGGGGAAACGTGGAGATCTGCTCTCTGCTGCATAAGTTCGGTGCTGATCTGTTGGCCACTGACTCGCAGGGCAACACGGCACTGCACATGTGTGGGCATGTAGACACCATCCAGTTCCTGGTGTCCAACGGCCTCAAGATTGACATCTG TAATCACAATGGAGCCACTCCGCTGGTGCTGGCCAAGAGACGCGGTGTGAATAAGGACGCGCTCCATCTGCTGGAGGGGCTGGAGGAACAGGAAGTGAAGGGCTTCAACCGCAGCTCCCATTCCAGTCTGGAGAAGATGCACATGGCTGAGAATGAAAG TGCCATGGAGAGCCACTCACTTCTCAACCCACACCTGCATCACAGCGATGGCATGTTGTCCAGCTTCCGCACTACATGGCAGGAGTTTGTGGAAGATCTTGGCTTCTGGCGAGTGCTCTTGCTGCTCCTCGTCATTGCTCTGCTCTCACTCTGCATAGCGTATTATGTCAGCGGAGTCTTACCTTTCGCATCTAATCAGCTGGAGCTAGTgcactaa